The DNA window GCTCGCTCGCGTGGTGCTTGCCGTAGAAGGTGTTGTAGTCGAAGACGGTGTCGGGCAGCGGCAGGTAGCTGTTGTTGCCAAGGGTGTAGAAGATGTTGTTGTAGACGTACGCCCGGCCGAACGCCGGCTCGCCGGAGTAGCGGCGCATCACCGCCGCGGTCGATCCGGGCCCGAGGTAGATCGTGTTGTTGTTGATGTCGGGACGGTCCGGTCCCTTGGGGTAGTCGCCGCAGAGGGTGATGACGCCCCGCTTGTCGTTCTGCGAGATGTTGAACCGGACGCGCGCGTCGTCGATGTCGACGCCCTGGTCGGCGATCTCGCACAGCAGCACGAACCCGCCGAGGTTGTTGTGGCTGTAGTTGTACTGCACGTACGTCGATCGGCTGCCCAGGTCGATGTCGTACCCCTGGCCGTCGTTGACCGCGATGTCGTTGTAGACCTCGTTGAACTGGATCAGCGTGTTGGTGGCGATGGCGCTCCAGATGCCGGCGGACGCGGTGTTCCAGTAGCCGGTGTGGTCGGAGTCGCGGTTGTGCGCGCGGCCGCCGCTGTTGGAGACGACGTTGTGCTGGACCACAGTGTTGGACGTGATGAAGTTGAGGATGCCGTCGCCGCCGGAGTCGTCGACCGTGTTGTTCTGGATGACGACGTCGTTCGTGTGTGGCAACGACTGCCAGAACGCGGCGTTGCCGGTCTGGATGGCAGGTCCGACGAAGATGCCGATCCGGTCGACGGTGCGGATGGTGTTGTTCTCGATACGGACGCCGTTCCAGTACGAGCCGTTCATGTCGGAGACGACCGCGATGCCGCCGTTCTGGCCGTAGAAGCCCGACTGGTAGCCGCGCACGTCGTGGATGGTGTTGCCCGCGATCGTGATGCCGTCGAGCCGGCCACCGCCGTTGTTGTGCGCCTTGATGCCGACCAGCGTCTCCCTCGCTCCGTCGCTTCGGTTGTTGGTCACCTCGAGGTTGCGGACCTCCCAGTACGGCTGGTTCAGCAGTTGGACCGTGCCCTGGATGTCGCCGCCGCCATGGATCAGCGGCTTGGGACCGTCGCCGTACCTGTCGATCCGGATCCGCGCGGCGCTGGTCCCCGAGCCCTTCGGCCAGAGCTGGCCGTTCCAGACCGCGCCGGCCTTCAGCAGCAGGGCGTCGCCGGGTTGGAACGTCGTCGCATTGGCCTTCTGCAGCGAGCGCCAAGGCGTGCTCGGCGAGGTGCCGTTGTTCGTGTCGTTGCCGTTGGTGGCGTCGAGGTAGTACGTCGCCGGCGCCGCGTTCGCGGGAGGTGCTGCCAGCATCCATGCCGTTGCCGCGAGGAGCAAGGCGAGAACAGCGGCCATTCGCCTCATCGTCGACTCCATTCTCGTGGGCGTCACTGGAGGGGGATCCGGTCGAGGACCTCGTGGTCGATGTCAACCTCGGCTTGCCGGACCCAGGCTTGGATCAGTGCTCGGTACTCCTGGTCGAGCCAGAGCGCGTGGATCCGTTCCTTGTTCTGCTCGAAGTCCGTCAAGTGCGTCTTGACGGACTCGTGGAACGCGCGGAGGTCGGCCTCGGCGGGGCGCAGCTCACGGGCCGCGAGGCGCTCCTTGAGCGCGACGACCTCGGTGTCGAAGCGGTAGCCGAAGTAGTAGTCGGGCTCGAGCTCGGTGGGGCCGTATACCGCTTCCCCCTTGTGGAGTGCGGCTTTCCGCCTCGCGTTCTCCTTCTCCGCGCCGCCGAGGTAGCTGCTGTAGTCCGCGGTCTGGATGACGCCTTCGCGCAGCATCCTGGCCTGCTGCACCTTGATCTCCACGATCCGGCGCAGCGCCTGGTCCGCGGAGATCGCGCCCCTCGAACGGCGCAGCTCGCGCTGCAGCTCGCCCACAACGACAGGGAGTCCGTCGACGGTAGCCACGCGAATGTCAGGCGAGGTCACCGCGCTACTGGAGGGGGAACAGGCGGCGGCCAGCACGAGCGTGGTGACCACGGCCGCCAGCGCGAGCAGGGTGCGCCCCATGACCCCTCCGATGTTGGAACGTTTCAATCGTTCACCGGTCCGCACCGGCTGCTCGGAGCATGAGTTGGCGACGGCGGCGCGTCAAGGTCTGTTCGGCTGGCCGTCGGTAGGTGGCAGCTTGCTGCCGTTCGCTTGCTGGGCTAGATGATCCCGCCGTTGGCGTACAGGATCTGGCCGTTGACCCAGCGGCCCGGGCCGGCGAGGAACGCGACGACTTCGGCGATGTCGTCGGGGGTGCCGAGACGCTCGAGCGGCGGCGCCTTCGCGAGGTTGTCGATGTCGGCCTGGTCCTTGCCGTCGAGGAACAGCTTCGTCGCGGTCGGGCCGGGCGCCACGGCATTGACGGTGATGTCCCGCCCGCGGAGCTCGCGGGCGAGGATGAGCGTCATCGCGTTCACCGCGCCCTTGCTCGCCGCGTAGGCGGCGTAGCCGGGGAACTGCAGCTTCGACACCGAGGTGGAGAAGTTGACGATCGCGCCGCCGTTCCGGACGCGCCGGGCCGCCTGCTGGGAGACGACGAACGTCCCGCGGATGTTGGTGCGGTGCATGCGGTCCAGGTCGTCGAGGTCGAACGTCGCCAGCGGGCCGAGCACCATGAGACCGGCGGTGTTGACGACGACGTCGATGCCGCCGAACGCCTGCTCTGTCTGGTCGAACGCGGCGGCCATCTCGTTCTCGTCGGCGACGTCTCCGCCGACCGCGATGGCCCTGCCGCCGGCTGCCTCGATCGCCTGGACGGTCTCCTCGGCCCTCGTCTGGTTGCCGGCGTAGTGCACGGCGACTCGCTGGCCGTCTTGGGCGAGGCATTCGGCGACGGCTCGGCCGATGCCACCGGATCCGCCGGTGACGAGGGCGACGCGGGCATGCGTGGTCTCGGTCATGGTGAGTTTCTCCTTGTTGCTAAGGCTTGCTCGTCGTGGTGAGGCGTTCGAGCCACTCCTTGAGCAGCCCCGCCTCGGCGGGCGTGAACTTGTCGAGCTTGCTCGCGAGCAGGGTCGTCGCAGCGGCGGCCTGGGCGTTCTCCTTGCTGGCCGGCTCGACGTGATCGGTCAGGACGGTCGCGAACACCGCGTCGCGCACGGTGCGCGAGATCGAGCGGTCGGGATAGAGCTCGGGGCGGGTGATCAACGACAGCGAGACGCCGGTGTTGGCGGACATCACGAGCTGCGCGGCGGTCTCGGGCGGGACCTTGAGCCTGCCCTGCTCGGCGATACGGTGGAGGATGCCGAGCAGCAGCCGGTGCATCTCGTACGCCGCCTCCGGCGTCTTGCGGAGCGTCGGCGAGAACATCAGCCGGTAGGAGCTCGGGTGCGCGAGCGCGAACTCGGCGTGGTTGTCCCAGCCCGCCCGCAGATCGGCGACGGGGTCACCGGAGCTGGTCGCGCCGCGCTTCGACTCGAGGTACCGCTCGAAGCCGTGGTCGACGACGGCCGCGAGCAGCGCGTCCTTGTCGCCGAAGTGCCGGTACAGAACGGGCTGCTGCACACCCGCCGCCTCGCCGACCGCCCGGGTCGAGATGTCCCCGGTCGGCGACTCGGCCAGCAGCCTGGCGGCGGCCTCGATGATCGCTGATCTCATGTCCACGATATCAACGATAACACTTTCTGGATCGATGACAACACCGCCGCCAGATCACCGCTAACCCCCGCTGCGCGGTGATCATGTACGTGATCATGAAGGTAAACCGGGCGTATACGACGGCTCCGCTTCACGATCACGTACATGATCACGAGTCGAGGTCCACGACGCTCGAGAGCTACGCCGGAAGGATCGCCGACCTCAACGGCTGGTTCTTCTGGTGGGACTGAACGCCAGCTCGGCGAGGCGCCGCTCGCACGACCGCATAGTTGGATGGTCTGCCGCGACGTTGCCTCGCAGCAGGCCGAGGGCGCGGCGGAACGAGGTCACCGCCGCGTGCCCCTGCCCGAGAACCGCCTGGCAGCAGCCGAGGTTGTGCAGCGTGATCGCGAGGTCCGGGTCGTACGGACCGAGGTGCGCCTCCTTGAGCCGGACCGCGCGATCGAGGAGCCCGGCGGCCTCGGCGTGGTGACCGAGCCGGAACTCCAGTGAGCCGAGGTTGTGCAGCGTGACGCCGAGCTCGTAATGCTCGTCGCCGTACGCGCGTTCATACGCGACGAGCACCCGGGCCAGGAGCTCGCGGGCGTCGGTGAGCCGGCTGAGGTCGATCAGGATCGCGGCGAGGGCCGCCTCGTCGGCGGTCCGGTCGAGGTTGACGCCGGGACCTCTCAGCGCGATGCCCTCGCGCGCGATCGGCTCGGCCGCCGCGGAGTCGCCGCGGGCGTGCAGGACGCCGGCGATGTTGTGCAGCAGGCTCGCGCGGACGTCCGGTTGGTCCGCGCGAGCCAGCCGGAGCGCGCGGCGGTACGCGAGCTCCGAGCCGGTGAAGTCGCCGCTGTACTTGCCGACGAGCCCGAGCCCGTTGAGGATCCGTACGAGCTCGCGCGCATCGTCGCCGAGGTCGGTCTCGGCGATCCGGAGGGCGGCGACGAACACGCGCCGAGCCTGGCCGTACCGCCCAGACCGGAGCAGCTCCTCGCCGCGACCGCAGGCCGCTTCGACGGCTCGCACCGCCCTCCACTTCCGCGCCGTGACCGGCGCGGACCCCGCTCGCATCGACATGACGGCCCCTCTGGTCGGACGTGTCTCCGACCAGAGTCCCTGTCCACGCTGGACAAACGCTGGGCAGCCGCTGGGCGGTCAGCCAGCCCTCGGTCAGCCCTGCGGCCCGCGCGCCAGGATCTGCAGGTAGTGCGGGTTCGACATGATGCCGAGGACGTTGCCGAACGGGTCGACGACCGAGGCGGTGATGAAGTCGCCGGCCGCGCCGCGCGGAGTGATCTTGTCGTGCAGCGTGGCGCCGAGCTCGATCAGCCGGTCGAGCGTGGCCTGCAGGTCGTCGACGTGCCAGTAGACGATCTCGCCGGCGGCCTGCTCGGTCGCGGGGTGCACGCGGTACTTGCCGTCGATGATGCCGAGCTCGTGCTCGTAGTCGCCGATCCGGAACTCGACGTACGCGGGGCTCTCCGGCGGGTACGCGTAGTACGCGTCGACGCCGAGGAACTCCGAGTACCACTGCTTGGCGGCGGTCAGGTCGTCGGCGTAGAAGCTGACGGTGGTGAGTCCTCGCAACATTTCGGTTCCTCTCTCGGTGGGTGAGACCAGTCTTCCGGTCAAAGTGCTCACCAACTGATCACTTTGAGATGGAAGTTTCGGGTTGCCTATGACGCCATCTGGCGCCAGAATGGCGCCATGGAGTTGGAATCGTATGTAGCGAGCCTGCGCCGCGAGCTCATGGTGAACGCCGCGGTAGGTGGCGCCGAGGCCGAGGCGATCGCCGAACGGCTGGTCGCGCCGCTGGAGTCCTCGGTGAGACTGGTGCTGTTGAAGGCGTTGTCGAGCGCTGCCCAGGAGATCAGCCGGGACCTCCCGGCCGGCTCGGTCGAGCTGCGGCTCAGTGGCCTCGACCCGAGCTTCGTCGTCACCTCCTCCCCCGTTCCGCCGGCCGACGAGGAGTACGTGGCGCCAACGACGGCGGACGATGGCGCCACCGCCCGGATCAACTTCCGGCCTCCGGAGCAGCTCAAGAGCCGGATCGAGGAGGCCGCGGGCCGCGAGGGCATGTCGGTCAACGCGTGGCTCGTCCGTTCCGTCTCCGCGACGTTGAACCGGGAGAGCCGCCGACCGATCCGCCGCGCTCCCCGCGGCGGCGACCACCAGTCCGGCTGGGCCCGGTAGGAGGCGACGATGACCACGTTCGACACCCCGGACCCGATCTCCGTCCAGCTCGACTTCGGCGCCTCGGTCGCCAACGTACGACTGGTCGCCACCGACCGCGCCGACACAATCGTCGAGGTGACGCCGTCCGACCCGAGCCGCTCGCTCGACGTCAAGGCGGCGGCGAAGACGGAGATCACGCTCACCGGCCGCAACCTGCTGGTCCTCGGTTCGAGGCAGGCCAACTGGTTCGGCACCGACGGCTCGGTCGACCTGACCATCGAGCTCCCGAACGACTCCAAGGTCGTCGCGGACTCCGCGCACGGCGGCTTCCACACCGAGGGCCGGCTCGGCGAATGCCGGTTCACCACCTACTACGGCAACCTCGATCTCGATCACACCGGCCCGCTCCAGGCGCGTACCGGCGGCGGCAAGCTGACTGTCGACCACGTCGACGGCGACGCCGAGGTCACGTCGTCGATCGGCACTGTCCGGGTGGGCTTCGTCGACGGCGACGCCAGGGTCCAGAGCGACCACGGCACCGCGACGGTCGCCGAGGTCACCGGCGCGCTGCGCGTGACCGCGTCGGGCGAGATCACGGTCGACCGTGCCCAGGCGGACGTCGTCGCGAAGTCGAACCTCGGCGACATCCGGATCGGCGAGGTGAGCAGCGGCTCGATCACGATGGAGACCGCCGACGGCGAGCTCGAGGTCGGCGTCAGCGACGGTGTCGCAGTCTGGTTCGACGCCGCCACGAACGTCGGCACTGTCAACAACGCCTTGACGGTGATGGACGGACCGGAAGAGTCCGAGGCCACCGTCGAGATCCGCGCACGGACGCACCGCGGCGACATCCTGATCCGCCGCGTCGATGTCTGAGGGGACGACGATGAACGCTGTGATCGACGTCGAGGGGCTGCGCATGCGGTACGGCTCGTACGACGTTCTGCACGACGTGACTTTCCAAGTACAGAAGGGCGAAGTCCTCGCCTTGCTCGGGCCGAACGGTGCCGGAAAGAGCACGACGATCGAGATCCTCGAGGGCTTCCGGATGCGCTCGGCGGGCCGCGTCGAGGTGCTCGGCGTCGATCCCGCGCACGGGGACGAGGCCTGGCGAGCCCGGCTCGGGATCGTGCTGCAGTCGTGGCGCGACCACGGCAAGTGGCGCGTCCGCGAGCTGCTGGCACACCTGGGCTCGTTCTACACCGCGTACTCCTCCGACACCGTACGCCGGCCGTGGGATCCGGACGAGCTGGTCGCCGCGGTGGGGCTGACCAGGCAAGCAGGGCAGAAGATCATGCGGCTGTCCGGCGGTCAGCGACGGCGACTGGACGTCGCGATCGGCATCGTCGGGCGTCCGGACCTGCTGTTCCTCGACGAGCCGACGGCGGGCTTCGACCCGGAGGCTCGGTACGACTTCCACGAGCTCGTCCGTGAGCTCGCGACGATCCAGGCGACCACGATCCTGCTCACCACGCACGATCTGGACGAAGCGGAGAAGCTCGCCGACCGGATCATGATCCTGAAGGGCGGCCGCATCATGGCGAACGGCACCGTCGACGAGCTCACCCGCCAGGTTGCCGCGGACGGCGAGCGGCGGACGCTCGAGGAGACCTACCTGTCCTGGGTTCGCGCGGCGGAGGTCGCGTCATGAGCGCGACGACCGCGGCGTACCGCGCCGGCTGGCACCGCGGCCTGGTCGAGTTCCGGCAGTCCCTGACCAGCCCGGGCGACCTGTTCTCGACTTTGTTCTGGCCGCTGCTCATGGTGGTCGTGCTGATCTTCGTACGCGACAGCGAGTTCGGCTCCAGTGGGCTGCTCCTCGGCACGCTGTTCCTGCCCAGCGTGATCGGCATGAACATCGCGGCGAACGGCATGCTCACGACCGCGGGGCTGCTCGCGATCGAACGCGAGGACGGCACGCTGCTCCGCGCCAAGGCGACGCCGAACGGCATGCAGGGCTACGTTGTCGGGAAGATCGTCACGGTCGCGGGGACGACCCTGATCGCGCTCCTCGTCGTGCTGATCCCGGGCGTCTTCCTCGTCGACGGGCTCGCGATCGGGAGCGTCGGCGCGTGGGTGGGGCTGGCCGGGATCGTCGCGCTCGGCATCGTCGCCACGCTGCCGATCGGTCTCGTGATCGGCTCGCTGTTCGACAACCCGCGCAACGCCGGGCTCGCCAATCTGCTGATGCTGGGCGTCATCGGGATCTCCGGCATCTTCTATCCGCTGACCGCGCTGCCGACGTTAGTGCAGTGGATCGCGCAGGTGTTCCCGGTCTACTGGCTCGGCCTCGGCGCCCGTTCGGTGCTGCTGCCGGACAGCGCGGCCGCGGTGGAGCTCGGCTCGTCGTGGCGGACGCTGGAAACCGTTGGGGTGTTGGGAATCTGGGCGATCGCCGGCCTCGTTCTCGCGCCGATCGTGCTGCGCAGGATGGCGCGCCGCGAGTCCGGCTCAGCGCTCGCCAAGCGCCGCGAGCAGATGCTGCAGCGGACGCGGTGAACGTACGAGGACCCCGGCCGGGTCGCACCGGCTGGGGTCCTCGTCCCCCTGACGCCTCTGGAGGTCAGGACACCTGACGGGTAACCGGGCGGCCCTGTTCGATCCAGGCCTTCAGCCCGCCGTCGAGGTGCGCCACGTCGCTGTACCCGAGGTTCTGCAACGCCGCCGTGGCGAGCGCCGAGCGGCCGCCGGAGGCGCAGTACACGACGGTCGGAGCCGCGGGGCTGAGCTCCGCACGGTGGTACGGGCTCTCCGGGTCGGCGTAGAACTCGAGCATCCCCCGCGGCGCGAGCACCGCGCCGGGGATGTGCCCGTCGCGAGCCACTTCGTCGGGCTCGCGAATGTCGACGAGTGTCATCGGGGCGCCCTCCAACTGCCGCGCCACCTCGTCGACGTTCAGGTTGCGAATCTGGCCTTTGGCCTCGGTCACCAGCTGCTT is part of the Tenggerimyces flavus genome and encodes:
- a CDS encoding right-handed parallel beta-helix repeat-containing protein, whose product is MAAVLALLLAATAWMLAAPPANAAPATYYLDATNGNDTNNGTSPSTPWRSLQKANATTFQPGDALLLKAGAVWNGQLWPKGSGTSAARIRIDRYGDGPKPLIHGGGDIQGTVQLLNQPYWEVRNLEVTNNRSDGARETLVGIKAHNNGGGRLDGITIAGNTIHDVRGYQSGFYGQNGGIAVVSDMNGSYWNGVRIENNTIRTVDRIGIFVGPAIQTGNAAFWQSLPHTNDVVIQNNTVDDSGGDGILNFITSNTVVQHNVVSNSGGRAHNRDSDHTGYWNTASAGIWSAIATNTLIQFNEVYNDIAVNDGQGYDIDLGSRSTYVQYNYSHNNLGGFVLLCEIADQGVDIDDARVRFNISQNDKRGVITLCGDYPKGPDRPDINNNTIYLGPGSTAAVMRRYSGEPAFGRAYVYNNIFYTLGNNSYLPLPDTVFDYNTFYGKHHASEPVGGHRSTADPLLVAPGSGYLGRDTVDGYKLATGSPALGSGTNTGVLGDRDYWGNPVGSGAPNRGAYNGPGVAPGPVNHAFNARVTSSSSVECCSFHRPHLVDGSRNSIPQESGGFSSALGNFNQHEEWVAVRFAARRTFSSVVLYPRNDPGTVGRGFPQHFHIQVWDGAQWLTRKTVTGGGSPSTPQTYSWGFSDTTDQVRIITDRTDGLQLTSEGYVLQLAEVEVRP
- a CDS encoding SDR family oxidoreductase, with translation MTETTHARVALVTGGSGGIGRAVAECLAQDGQRVAVHYAGNQTRAEETVQAIEAAGGRAIAVGGDVADENEMAAAFDQTEQAFGGIDVVVNTAGLMVLGPLATFDLDDLDRMHRTNIRGTFVVSQQAARRVRNGGAIVNFSTSVSKLQFPGYAAYAASKGAVNAMTLILARELRGRDITVNAVAPGPTATKLFLDGKDQADIDNLAKAPPLERLGTPDDIAEVVAFLAGPGRWVNGQILYANGGII
- a CDS encoding TetR/AcrR family transcriptional regulator; translation: MRSAIIEAAARLLAESPTGDISTRAVGEAAGVQQPVLYRHFGDKDALLAAVVDHGFERYLESKRGATSSGDPVADLRAGWDNHAEFALAHPSSYRLMFSPTLRKTPEAAYEMHRLLLGILHRIAEQGRLKVPPETAAQLVMSANTGVSLSLITRPELYPDRSISRTVRDAVFATVLTDHVEPASKENAQAAAATTLLASKLDKFTPAEAGLLKEWLERLTTTSKP
- a CDS encoding tetratricopeptide repeat protein, with protein sequence MSMRAGSAPVTARKWRAVRAVEAACGRGEELLRSGRYGQARRVFVAALRIAETDLGDDARELVRILNGLGLVGKYSGDFTGSELAYRRALRLARADQPDVRASLLHNIAGVLHARGDSAAAEPIAREGIALRGPGVNLDRTADEAALAAILIDLSRLTDARELLARVLVAYERAYGDEHYELGVTLHNLGSLEFRLGHHAEAAGLLDRAVRLKEAHLGPYDPDLAITLHNLGCCQAVLGQGHAAVTSFRRALGLLRGNVAADHPTMRSCERRLAELAFSPTRRTSR
- a CDS encoding VOC family protein, whose product is MLRGLTTVSFYADDLTAAKQWYSEFLGVDAYYAYPPESPAYVEFRIGDYEHELGIIDGKYRVHPATEQAAGEIVYWHVDDLQATLDRLIELGATLHDKITPRGAAGDFITASVVDPFGNVLGIMSNPHYLQILARGPQG
- a CDS encoding DUF4097 family beta strand repeat-containing protein, producing the protein MTTFDTPDPISVQLDFGASVANVRLVATDRADTIVEVTPSDPSRSLDVKAAAKTEITLTGRNLLVLGSRQANWFGTDGSVDLTIELPNDSKVVADSAHGGFHTEGRLGECRFTTYYGNLDLDHTGPLQARTGGGKLTVDHVDGDAEVTSSIGTVRVGFVDGDARVQSDHGTATVAEVTGALRVTASGEITVDRAQADVVAKSNLGDIRIGEVSSGSITMETADGELEVGVSDGVAVWFDAATNVGTVNNALTVMDGPEESEATVEIRARTHRGDILIRRVDV
- a CDS encoding ABC transporter ATP-binding protein — encoded protein: MNAVIDVEGLRMRYGSYDVLHDVTFQVQKGEVLALLGPNGAGKSTTIEILEGFRMRSAGRVEVLGVDPAHGDEAWRARLGIVLQSWRDHGKWRVRELLAHLGSFYTAYSSDTVRRPWDPDELVAAVGLTRQAGQKIMRLSGGQRRRLDVAIGIVGRPDLLFLDEPTAGFDPEARYDFHELVRELATIQATTILLTTHDLDEAEKLADRIMILKGGRIMANGTVDELTRQVAADGERRTLEETYLSWVRAAEVAS
- a CDS encoding ABC transporter permease; the encoded protein is MSATTAAYRAGWHRGLVEFRQSLTSPGDLFSTLFWPLLMVVVLIFVRDSEFGSSGLLLGTLFLPSVIGMNIAANGMLTTAGLLAIEREDGTLLRAKATPNGMQGYVVGKIVTVAGTTLIALLVVLIPGVFLVDGLAIGSVGAWVGLAGIVALGIVATLPIGLVIGSLFDNPRNAGLANLLMLGVIGISGIFYPLTALPTLVQWIAQVFPVYWLGLGARSVLLPDSAAAVELGSSWRTLETVGVLGIWAIAGLVLAPIVLRRMARRESGSALAKRREQMLQRTR
- a CDS encoding rhodanese-like domain-containing protein, which gives rise to MAKTVKQLVTEAKGQIRNLNVDEVARQLEGAPMTLVDIREPDEVARDGHIPGAVLAPRGMLEFYADPESPYHRAELSPAAPTVVYCASGGRSALATAALQNLGYSDVAHLDGGLKAWIEQGRPVTRQVS